The region GCCGAGCTGGTCGATCAGCCCGTCGTGCCGGTCGGGTCCCGAGAAGCCGAGAGCGAGCAGCACGAGGTCGGCGGGGAGGCTCCGCCCGGAGCCGGGGACCGGGCGGCGCCGCTCGTCGACCTCGACCAGATGCAGGGAGCGCACATGACCGTCCGCGTCCCCGGTGAAGTGGAGCGTGGACGCCGCGAAGAGGCGTGCGTCCGCGTCCGCGGCGGGCGCCGTCTCCAGGTCGCGGGCCTCCTCGTGCGCGGCCGAGAGCCGGTAGATCTTGGGGTATGTCGGCCACGGCTCGACGTCCTCGTCGCGCTCGGCCTCCGGCTGCGGATAGATGTCGAGCTGGGTCACGGATGCGGCGCCCTCGCGCACGGCGGTCCCCAGACAGTCGGCGCCCGTGTCACCGCCGCCGACGATGACGACGTGTTTTCCGGCCGCGGACAACGGCGAGACCTCCAGATCCCCCTCGCACACCCGGTCGGCCAGCGGCAGATACTCCATCGCCTGATGGATGCCAGCCAACTCCCGCCCCGGAACGTCAAGTTCGCGCCAGGCCGTGGCGCCCACCGCGAGCACGACGGCGTCGTAGCGCGCCCGCAGCTCGGCCGCCCCGAGGTCGCGGCCGATCGCCGTGGACGTCCGGAACTTCGTGCCCTCCGCCCGCATCTGCTCCAGCCGCCGGTCCAGATGCCGCTTCTCCATCTTGAACGCGGGGATCCCGTACCGCAGCAGCCCACCGATCCGGTCGGCCCGCTCGTACACGGCGACGGTGTGCCCGGCCCGGGTCAGCTGCTGCGCCGCGGCGAGCCCGGCGGGCCCCGACCCGATCACCGCGACCGTACGGCCGGAGAGCCGGTCCGGTGGACGCGGTGGCGTGAAACCGTCCGCCCAGGCGCGGTCGGCGATGGCGACCTCGACGTTCTTGATCGTCACCGCGGGCTGGTTGATCGCGAGAACACAGCCCGCCTCGCAGGGCGCCGGGCACAGCCGGCCGGTGAACTCGGGGAAGTTGTTCGTCGCGTGCAACCGGTCGCTCGCCGCCCGCCAGTCCTCGCGCGAGACGAGGTCGTTCCACTCGGGGATCAGATTGCCCAGCGGGCAGGCGTCGTGGCAGAACGGAATGCCGCAGTCCATACAGCGGTCGGCCTGCCTGCTGATGATCGGCAGCAGCGCACCGGGAACGTACACCTCGTTCCAGTCCCGCACCCGTTCCTCGACGGGCCGACGGGGATTCTCCTCGCGCGGAGTGGTCATGAATCCCTTGGGATCGGCCATGGCCGTCTCCCTCACGTACGCGTACCGGTACGGGGCCGCGCGACCATCGAACGCCTTCGGCCCACGGCCCTGGGCGGCACTCCTTTCCCGCCACGATACGTCGCCTTCACGTACCCTGCCGCTCAGCTGCGGGCCCCGGTCGTGGCCGGTGGCGGCCTCAGGTGAGGGCCAGCGTGTACGAGACCGCCGCGGCGGCCGACGCGACCGCGCGGACGTGGTTCCACAGCGTCCACTCGCGCACGTACGAACGCCAGTACACGGCCGCCTCCGGCGTACCCGGGTCCATCCTCAGCAGCGCGTCGTTGCGCGGGACGTTGGCGACGACCGTCACCCCGAACGTCCCGAACAGATACAGCGCGCTGCCCAGCAACAGCTCCACCGTCCCCTCGTCGGGCAGCAGCACGAAGGTGACCACGGCGAGCACGGCACACAGCCCCGCCGACCCGACGAACACGAGCATGAACGCCGGGCGCACCGCGGCCACGTTGATCGCGTTCATCGCCGCCACGCCCTGCGCGGGCGGCAACTCGGCGAGCCCCCGCATCACGAACGTCGAGAACCCGCAGAACACCCCGGCCACCAGCCCGCAGCCGAGCACCCCCAGCACGGTCAGCACGAAATACGGTCCATCGATCATGACAACTCCCCCGTCGCTCCCCGAAGCCCAAGATCCTGCACGGCGCCCACCGTCACCACAAGTGAAATCCCACACCGCCACAGTGACCATGGCCGAGGGGCGCGGAGGCATGCGCGAGCGTCCGGAACCGGGTGGCACGCCCTCGCCGGGTGGCACGCCGTCACGCGCGTGCCGCGAGCTCGTCGTGCCACCCCTGGAGCCGCGCCTCCACCGCGGCCGCGATCCGACGGCGCGCCTCGTGCCGCGGCACGCCACTCATCAGCAACTGGTCGTACGGAGTGTCCGTGTGCCGTACGGCGGCACGGACCGCAGCCGTCACCGCGGCCTCGGACAGCGCACGGCCCGCGGCGCTGCGCCCCACCCGGCCGCTCCCGCGCACCGAGGCGTGCGCGGCGATCGCCCGCGCCCGGTCGGCAGGACAGCCGGGGAAAAGCCCGCGTATCTCCCGCGCGAACGCCTCCGTGAACCGCAGATCCTCCGCCTCCCGCCGTCGCGCGTCCCGTGCCCGCCGCCGCCTTCGCACCTCCGCGTCCGCCAGGCACCGCTCCTCGGCCCGGGCGAGCGCCGCCTCCTCGACGAGGACGCCCTGCCGCTCGTAGCGGCTCCGCCGCCGGTTGAAGCGCACCACCACCGCCGACAGCGCGCTGCCCTCCCGCGACCGGCGCGTCAGCGCCGTGTCGCCCCGCGGCAGGAACACCAGGTGCCCCAGGTCCGCGCAGTCCAGACAGCGTGGCTCCCCCTCCTCCAGCACCAGCAGCGCCAACGGCCCGCTCCGGCACTCGGCACAGAGCCGCTTCTTGAGCGGCTGGATGACGAGAAGTCCGCCAGGGGGCGGGGGAGTTGCGATCGGTGCCATAGGTCGTTCATTCCCCCGTCGGGGGCGGCTCCCTACGCGATGCCGCCGCCTTCTCGACACCGCCTCCTCCTCGACCCCTGCCCCCTGGGGCCCGCCCCCCGCCCCCCTCACCCCCCACCCTCTTCTCGCCCCGCCCCCCGCCTCCCTGGCCCTCGCCGCTCGCCGCGCCCACGAGAGCGACTCGTGATCGCGGCATCATGGGCCTGTGCGACTCGAAGCGATCACCTGGGAACGGCTCGGCGACCTCCTCGCCGAGCGCCTGCTCGACCTGAAACCGGACGACGGCAGTCCGTGGCCGCGGATCGCTTTCGACGGAGCCCCCGCCGCCCACCCCGGTGATCTCGCGCAGCGCGTCTGTGAGGCGCTGCGCATACGCGGCCGGTCCTCGCTCGTCGTCGGCACGGAGGGCTTCCTGCGCCCCGCGTCACTGCGGCTCGAATACGGTCACGAGGACGCCGAGGCGTACTACAACGGCTGGGTCGACACCAGCGCCCTGTGGCGCGAGGTCTTCGGCCCGCTCGACCCCGGCGGCGACGGCCGCGTCCTGCCCGACCTCTGGGACCCGGCCACCGACCGCGCCACCCGCAGCCCCTATGTCCAGCTCCCTCCCGGCGGGGTGCTGTTGCTCCACGGCCCCTTCCTGCTGCGGCACTGGTTCCCGTTCGACCTGAGCGTCCACGTCCTGCTCTCCCCGGGCGCCCTTCGCCGCCGCACTCCGGAATCCGAGCACTGGACCCTGCCCGCCTTCGAGCGCTACGAGACGGAAGTGGACCCGGGCGCCACGGCCGACGTCCTGGTCCGCGCCGACGATCCCCGCCACCCGGCCTGGAACGGCTGAGCGGCTGCCACGGAAAAGCATCCCGGACTTCCGGGTGCGCGTCCCTGGGGACACGGCAAGAATGTAGGGCGCCGGGACTAGCGGTGTGTTCCGCGCCGCGCCGGCCGTCCGGCACCGGGAGGTACTTCATGACCACCGCCGGAGACATCATGCACCGTGGTGCCCAGTGGATCCCCGCTCACGAGACTTTGGACCGCGCAGCCCAGCTGATGCGGGAGCTCAACGTGGGCGCGCTGCCCATCAGTGACGAGAACGAACGGCTCTGCGGCATCCTCACCGACCGCGACATCGTCGTCGGCTGTGTCGCCATGGGCCACGACCCGGCCCAGGTCACCGCGGGCGAGATGGCCCAGGGCACCCCGCGCTGGATCGAGTCGGGTGCCGATGTCGGCGAGGTGCTCCAGGAGATGAAGGGGCACCAGATCCGCCGGCTTCCCGTGATCGAGAACAAACGCCTCGTCGGCATGATCAGCGAGGCCGACCTGGCCCAGCATCTGACGGACGAACAGCTCGCCGCGTGGGTCGAGAGCGTCTACGCGAGGAGCGCGTTGCGCTGACCGCGCGGACTCTTCCGACCGGGAGGGTCATGAGCGCGCACTCCCGCCCGGCCGGCCGAGCCGGGCGAGGAGCGGCTCACCACTCTCACAGCCAGCCGTTGCGCCGGAACCCCCGGTACAGGACGAGGCAGGCGAGGGTGATCACGCCGATGACTATGGGGTAACCGAACCGCCAGTGCAGTTCCGGCATGTGGTCGAAGTTCATGCCGTAGAGCCCGCAGACCATCGTCGGTACGGCGATGACCGCCGCCCAGGCCGTGATCTTCCGCATGTCCTCGTTCTGCGCCACCGTCACCTGCGCGAGGTGCGCCTGCAGGATCGAGTTGAGCAGTTCGTCGAAGGCGGCGATCTGCTCGGTGACCCGCAGCAGATGGTCGGAGACGTCCCGGAAGTACGCCTGTATCTCCGGGGCGATCACCCGTATCGGCCGGGTGGCGAGCTCCTGGACGGGGCGGGCGAGCGGCACCACCGCCCGCTTCAGTTCGAGGAGTTCGCGCTTGAGCTGGTAGATGCGGCCGGCGTCCGCCCGCGCGCCGTTCTCGGCGAACACATCGGCCTCGACCTGGTCGATGTCCTCCTGGACCGAGTCCGTGACATGCACGTAGTCGTCGACCACATGGTCCGCGATCGCGTGCAGCACCGCGGCCGGGCCCTTGGCGAGCTGACGGGCGTCCGCCTCCAGCCCCTCGCGCAGCGGCCCCAGTGACCCGTGCCGTCCGTGCCGCACGGTGATGACGAAGTCGGACCCGACGAAGACCATGATCTCGCCGGTGTTCACCACCTCGCTGGTCGCCGTCAGCTCCTTGTGCTCGACGTAGCAGACCGTTTTGAACACCGCGAAGAGTGTGTCGCCGTACCGCTCCAGCTTAGGCCGCTGATGGGCCTCCACCGCGTCCTCGACGGCCAGCGGGTGCAGGTCGAAGAGGTCGGCGATGCCGGCGAACTCCTGGTCCGTGGGCTCGTGCAGCCCGAGCCAGACGAAACCCTCGTCGCTCTTGCGGATCCGCTCCACGGTCTCGACGAGATCGCGTCCGCCCGGGACCCTGGCGCCGTCCTGGTACGCCACGCAGTTCACCACCGCCGTGCCCAGCGGGGACCGGGCGTGGTGACTCAGGTCGACACGGGTACGCCGCCGGGCCAGCCGCGCCACCTTACGGAGGCCGCCGACCTTGCCGAGGCCCGTGACCTTCCGCAGATTCCCTGCCATGGACATCCGGAACTCCTTGCGTGGATCTCCCCGCGCCGTACTTCGCGCCCTGGCGTGCAAGTCTGCCAGTCCCTTTCGCCCGCCGGGAAAGCCTGTGGGAACGGAATGTTCCACTTCGCTTCGGTGGTGCCGGGCGGTCTCGGACCAGACCGGGCAGGGTTGCTGTCCGAGCGTCAGAGGAGGTCGGTGCCCGCGGTGACGCACGGGTGGGGAGAACGGGAGCGTCGGCGATTCCGGACAAGCGGGTCAACTGGGATGATCGCTGTATGACGCAAACCGACGGCTATCTTCTCGACAACCGGCAGACCGAGGCGGGAAAGCGCTTCGACGCCTTCGCCACTCTCTTCGACCCCACGACCTTCCGGCACATCGAGCGCTTCGGCATCGGGTCCGGCTGGCGCTGCTGGGAGGTCGGCGCGGGCGGCACGTCCGTGGTGTCCTGGCTCGCCAAGAAGGTCGGCCCGACCGGGCGGGTCGTCGCGACCGACATCGACACGTCGTGGGCGGCCTCCGCGGCCCGCCCGCCGGTCGAGATCCGGGTGCACGACGTGGGCGCCGAGGAACCGCCGGGGGAGGGCTTCGACCTCGTGCACGCACGGCTCGTGCTGGTCCATGTACCGGACCGGGAGCGGGCGTTGCGGTCGATGGTCAAGGCACTGCGGCCCGGCGGACGGCTTCTCATCGAGGACGCCGACCCCGCGCTGCAACCGCTGCTCTGCCCCGACGAACACGGCCCCGAGCAACAGCTCGCGAACCGGCTGAGGCACGGCTTCCGCAAGCTGCTCGCCGAGCGCGGCGCCGACCTCTCCTACGGCCGTAAACTCCCTCGCCTGCTGCGGGAGGCGGGACTGCGCGAGGTGGAGGCCGACGCGTACTTCCCCGTCACCTCGACCGCCTGCGCAGACCTCGAGTCCGCGACGATCCGTCAGATCCGCGACCAGCTCGTCACCGCGGGACTCGCCACCGACGAGGACATCGACCGTCACCTGGCCAACGTGGCCTCCGGCTCGATGGACCTGGCGACCGCGCCGATGATCTCGGCCTGGGGACGCAAGTAGCGCCACTACCGGCCCCGCGCCCCCTCGGGCCTGCCCCCGACCCGCTCCACCGCCATCGCCCCCGCCCTGCACCCCTCCACCGCCGCCGCCTCGGGCTCGGCGCCCGCGAGAAGAGCGGCGAGGAACGCTCCGGTGAAGGCGTCGCCGGCACCCGTGGTGTCGCGAGGGTTCGCGGGCACCGCCGGGACGTGGGCCCGTACGGCACCCGAGCGGGCCACCAGGGCCCCGTCGGGGCCCTGCTTCGCGACGACCAGGGGGACGTGGCGGCTCAACTTGGCCGCCGCGTCCGCCGGATCGGGCAGGCCCGTCAGCAGGAACGCCTCGTCGCGACTGGGCAGCAGCAGATCGACGCCCTCGGCGAGCGCGAGGAAGCGGTCCACGCCCAGTTCCGTGAGGAACCCCGCCGACGCGGGGTCCAGGCTGACCGGTACCCCCCGCGCGCGTGCCGACTCCAGAGCCACCGACACCAGCGCCCGGCTCGGCTCGGAGAAGAACAGATAGCCCGACAGATGCAGCCGCGCGACACCGTCGAGCAGCGCGGGCGACCAGTCGTCGGGGCCGAGCCGCAGGGAGGCCCCGCTGTCGGTGAGAAACGTCCGCTCGGCCGAGGCACCCTGGTCCACCAGGCAGATCACCGTCCCCGTCGGCGCCTGCGGATCGACGACGAGGAGGGGGCGTACGCCGCAGGCCACCAGCTCACGCTCGTGCCAAGCGGCGGCATCCGCCCCCACCCGGCCCAGCAGTCGCACCTCCGCGCAGCCCCGATGCGCGGCCCAGCACGCGACGTTGGCACCGGCCCCGCCCGGCAGGGTTCGGATCGCGGCGGCCGTGTCGGTGCTCGCCGCGAGCGGCCCGTGGTGCCGGGCGACGATGTCCGTGACCACGTCACCGACGACGAGCAGTGCCCCCGTCGCCGCGCCCACATCCCGCCCGGCAGCGTCCCGGTCCGCCCGGTTTGCGCCCCGGCCCGGGCCGCCGCCGCGATCCGTCCCGTTCATGCCCCGGCCCAGGCCGCCGCGATCCGTCCCGCGAGTCGTACGTTTCCGCGCACCGCCGCCAGATTGGCGCTCAGTGACGCGCCGTCGGTGTGCCGCACCAGATGGTCGAGCAGGAACGGCGTCACGGCCTGCCCGCTCACGCCCTCCGCCTCGCACGCCCGCAACGCCTCGGCGAGCACGCGCGCGTGGAGCGCGGGATCGAGCTGCTCCTCCTCGGGGACCGGGTTCGCCACGATGAGCGCCGATTCCGGGCCGTCCAGCGCGTCCTGCGCGCGCATGACGTCCGCCACCTGCCCCGGGGAGTCCAGCGTCCAGTCCACGGGATGCCCCGAGTCGGACAGATAGAAGCCGGGGAAGCGAGCCGTGCCGTACCCGGCCACCGCGATGCCCAGTGTCTCCAGGCGCTGCAGTGTCGCCGGCACGTCCAGGATCGACTTGACGCCCGCGCACACCACCGTGATCCGGGTTCGCGCCAGCAGACCCAGGTCCGCCGACTCGTCCTGCGTCACCGTCCACTCCCGGTGCACCCCGCCGAGGCCGCCCGTCGCGAACACGCGGACACCCGCGAGAGCGGCCAGCAACGCCGTCGCGGACACGGTCGTCGCGCCGCTCGCGCCCGCCGCCACCGCGAGCGGCAGATCGCGGTGCCCCAGCTTGCGGATCCCGTCCTCGTTGGCGACCCGCTCCAACTGCTCCTTGTCCAGTCCGACATGGGGCCGCCCGTCCAGCACGGCGATCGTCGCCGGTACGGCGCCCTCCTGCCGTACGACGTCCTCCAGCTCCAGCGCGACCTGCAGATTGCGCGGGCGGGGCAGCCCGTGCGCGATGATCGTCGACTCCAGGGCCACCACCGGCCGGCGCGCGTCGAGCGCTTCCCGCACCTCTTCGGACACCTCGATCACGTGCCTGCCTCCTGTCTGCCGCCTTTCCTCATCTCTGGCGGGCGGCGCGCCCGGTCAAACCCTTGCGACCTGCGGCGTACGACACCAGCCTGGGGGCATGACGGACAACTCGGCACGTCTTGACCATGTCGTCCTCTGGGTGCGCGATCCGGTCGCCTCGGCCGACTTCTACGAGAAGACGGTCGGCCTGGAACCCGTGAGGGTCGCCGAATACGCAGAGGGGAAGGCACCGTTTCCCTCCGTGCGCGTCAATGAAGAGACCATTCTCGACCTCATGGCCCTCCCCATGGCCGCGTACATGAACATGATCCCGGGCGCCGCGGACAGCGCGGGGCACCCGGTCAACCACGTATGCCTGTCCTTCCGGGAAGCCGATTTCGACGCGCTGCACACACGTCTGGAGGAAGGGTCCGTCCCCCTTTCGGGCTTCTCGTACGACTCCTTCGGGGCCCGTGGCATGGCCAAGCGCAGCTTCTACTTCCAGGACCCGGACGGAAACGTCTTCGAGGCACGCCACTACGACTAGGTTCCGGGCCTTCCGGCGACCCTGCGCGTGAGGCTTTCTCGCATGCCCTTAAGGTGACCGCTCATGAGCATGAACACGCAGGCCACCCCGTCCTTCGCCGTGCACATCCCCGACGCCGAGCTGGAACCGGAGCCCCTGGACCCGGCTCAGATCGTCTCCGGCGACCCGGTGGTGAGCGGCAAGGTGCTGTGGGAGTCGGCCGACGGCAAGCAACTGCGCGGCATCTGGCAGATCACGCCCGGAGTGGTCACGGACACCGAGGCCAACGAACTCTTCGTCGTCGTCAGTGGCCGCGCCACGATCGAGGTCGAGGGCGGTGACGTGATCGAGGTGGGTCCGGGCGACGCGGCCGTGCTGCGCGAGGGCGACCGTACGACGTGGACCGTGCACGAGACGCTCCGCAAGGCTTACCACATCAGCCTCTGAGGCCCTTCGGCGCTCACCGGCGGCTTCGGCCTCGGCGCCGCGTGAACAGCGCCAGCCCGCCCAGCGGCACCAGCAGGCACGCGGCGAGGAGGTTCAGCCACCCGTAGCTCGCCTGTGCGACGACGAGACCGGCGGTCGCCCCACCGACACCGGCCGCCGTGTTCATGGTCAGGTCGGACACCCCCTGGGCGGCGGCCCGCGCGGCCTGGGGCACCGAGTCCGTCAGGAGCGCCGAGCCGGACACGAGCCCGGACGACCAGCCGAGGCCCAGTACGAAGAGCCCCGCGGCGATCTGCCCGTGGCTGCCGCCCGCCGTGCCCGCGAGGAGCGCCGCGCAGGCCAGCAGGCCCACGGCGAGCCCGATCCCGGAGAGCCGCCCGAGCCGGTCCGAGAGTCGCCCCATGAGGGGCGAGAACGCGTACATGCCCGCGATGTGGCCACTGATCACCAGCCCGATCAGATCGATGCTCGCCCCGTGGTGTCCGAGGTCGACGGGGGTCATCGACATGATCGAGACCATCGCGGTGTGCGAGACGGCCACTGTCACGAGCGCCAGCCTGGCCCGCGGCGAGGCGGCGACCGCGGCGAAACCGGCGCGGATGGAACGCGCCTGAGCCGACTGCTCCTCGACGGGCGCCAGCGCCCGGGCGGTCAGCAGAGGATCGGGACGCAGCAGTACGGCCATCAGCAGCGCGGAGAGGAGGAAGACCCCGGCCGCCCAGACGAACGGCCCCGCTGCCTCGGGTATCCCGAGCCCGGAGACGCTGCGTCCGGCGGGCGCGGCGATGTTGGGCCCCAGCACCGCTCCGATCGTGGTCGCCCACACCACGTTCGAGATGGCCCGGGCACGCCGCTGCGGCTCGGCCAGATCGGCGGCCGCGAACCGCGCCTGGAGGTTCGCCGACGAGGCCGCGCCGAAGCCCGCCATGCCGAGCAGCAGCAGCGGAAAGCTCCCCAGAGACGCGGCGACCACGACGACGCCCGCTCCCGACGCCCCGATGAGGTACGCCAGCACCAGGCCCGGTCGGCGTCCTCGCGCGGTCATCAGCGCGGCCAGCGGCACGGAGAGCACCGCCGTCCCGGTGACCGTCGCGGTGGGCGCGAGCCCGGAGAGCGACTCGGTGCCGCTGACCTGCTTGGCCAGCACGGTGGCGAGTGCGATGCCGGTGGCGACGCCGAGCCCACCGAGGATCTGACCGGCGATGAGTACGGCGGTGATGCGGCGCCGCAGCGCCGGTATCTCCTCGGCTTCCACGGGTACGGCGAGCTGCCGCTCGACGGAGGTCACGGCGAACACTGGGATGCGCTGGAATCGGCTCGGGTCACCGGCGCAGTTTCCAGCCCGCGCCCCCACATGAACAAGGGATATCGCGAGCGATGAGCGCTGTCGCCTCCACCGGTCCGGCAGGTACGGCAGCCCACACCGGGCACGCCAGGCACCGTACGCGGCCGCCGACCGCCAGTCCCGTCCGTCAGAACAACGGCTCCGGCAGCACCCCTTCCAGCGCCAGCAGCTTCCGCTTGGTCTCCAGGCCGCCCCCGAACCCCCCGATGCCGCCGTCGCTCTCCACCACCCGATGGCACGGCACGACGACCGGCAGCGGGTTCGAGCCCATGGCCACGCCCACGGCCTGCGCCGCGCCCGGCTGGCCGACCCGTCGGGCCAGGTCGCCATAGCCCACGACCCCGCCGTACGGAACTCCCGCGGCCAGCTCACGCAGCACCTGACGGTTGAACCCGGAGATCAGCGACCAGTCCAGCGGCAGCTCGAAGTCCCGCCGCTCGCCCGCGAAGTACGCTGCGACCTGGCGTATCGACTCGGCCAGGAGCGGTGACCCGGGTGCCTCGACCGGCTCGGCGCCCAGACGCGCGGCGAGCCGCTCGAGCGCCTTGTCGCGCACCGCGTCCGTGGCGTGGAAGACCACGTTCACCAGGCCGTCCGGTGTCGCCGCCAGCAGCAGCGGACCGATGTCCGTGCCGACGACGGCCCACACGACCCGCTGTTCGTCCTGCCCATCGCTGTTCATGCGATCCACCGTACGATCCGCCACTGACAATGCCCGCGGCACGGACGCCGCCCGGCGTCCGCACCACGGGCGAGAGGCCTGCCGACAGCCCGTTCAGGTCTGTTGCAGAGCGCTCCGGATCACGTCGGGCTTGTTCGTGATCACGCCGTCCACGCCGTAACCCGCCAGGCGCCGCGCGGTGTCCGCGTCGTCGATGGTCCAGGCGAAGACCTCCATCGGCCGGCGGTGCGGTCCGACGAACGAGTGGACCGCGGAGACATAGCCGGACGAGAGGGAGGTGTGGTCCGGGTTGATCAGATCGGCGAACCGTGCGAACTCGTGCAGGCGCGCGAGCGACGGCTTGCCCAGAAAGGCCGTCGTGATCCCCGGACGCAGTTCGTGGACCGTCCGCACGCTCTGCTCGCTGAAGCTCTGGACGACCAGCCGGTTCCTGAGATGGTCCGGATCCAGCCAGCCTTCGTTGCTCAGGACCTTGAGGGTCTGCCGCTCGATACCCGGATAAAGCTCGGGGTTCTTGATCTCCAGCACGAGCTTCTGGTGATTGTGCGAGACGCGGTTCATGTACTGCTTCAGCGTCGGCACACGTGTGCCCGCGTACCGGCGACCGAACCAGCTCCCCGCGTCCAGGCGCGCGATCTCCGCCGCGGTGAAGTCCTTGACCTTCCAGGGAGCCCGGCGGGGATAGACCTTCTTGACGTCGGTCGTACGGGCCAGGCTTGCGTCGTGGAGCACGACGAGCTCGCCGTCCTTGGTGCGCTGGACGTCGTTCTCGACCCAGCCGAAGCCCATCGCGGCCGCCTTGTCGATGGAGGCGAGGGTGTTCTCGGGCGCGTAGGCGGACGCTCCGCGATGCGAGACGATCGCCGGAGCCTTGCGCAGGGAGCCGGCCTGTGCGTGGGAGGTGGGGAGTATCAGAACGGTTCCCCCGACAAACGCGGCGGTCGTGGCGGCGGCAACGCGCACGTGCATACGTACTCCTCGCGTCGAGCGATCACAGACAGGTCAAGAGTGACAGCAGAGAGTCAACGACGGAGGGGTACGGGATGGACACGGATTGAATGGAGTTGACCAAGTCCGCTCACCGGCATCACACAGGTGCGGCGAGGTCGTGATTCTTTGCCGGAAAATCGTTCGACCATTCAGGTGAGGGTCATACTCTCTGCCTCGACCCTGGCCGTTGTTTCGGTCCTGAGGGTGGGGGCATTTCCGGGAATTTCTGGCGTAAAAGGGCGGGAAGGGCAGCCGCGCATGCAGGGCACGGTCGACGGCTTCAGTTACGGACTCGTCACACCGCTGGTGGCGTACCTCATGGCCTGCCTGGGCGGAGCGCTCGGCCTGCGCTGCACCACCAGATCGATGCTCGTCGCCCACTCCTGGCGGGCCGGCTGGCTCGCGCTCGGCTCGGTGGCGATCGCCTCGGGCATATGGACCATGCATTTCATAGCCATGATGGGGTTCACCGTAAAGGAGACCCCGGTCCACTACGACAAGCCGACGACGTTCGCGAGCCTGGGCGTTGCCATCGTGATGGTCGGCATCGGGATCTTCATCGTGGGTTACCGGGGCGCCACCGGAACGGCGCTCTTCACCGGGGGGACCATCACCGGTCTGGGAGTCGCCTCGATGCACTATCTGGGCATGGCCGGCATGCGCCTCAACGGGAACCTCGAGTACAACACCCTCACCGTCTCCGCCTCGGTGGTCATAGCCGTCGTCGCCGCCACCGCCGCTCTGTGGGCGGCGGGGCAGGTCCGGGGATTCCTCTGGAGCGTGGGCGCCAGCCTCGTCATGGGGCTGGCCGTCAGCGGTATGCACTACACGGGCATGGCCGCCCTCAGCGTCCATCTCCACGGCACGTCCAGCAGTCCCGACGGCGACTCGGCCGCCGCACTGCTCGCGCCCATGATGATCGGCCCGCTGGTCTTCCTGTGTCTGGCGGGCGTCGTCGTGATGTTCGACCCGCTGATGGTCATGGGCAAGCCCGACTGGAGGCCCACGGAGCACCGGCCCGGCGTCCCGGCCCACCCCACGGTCCAGTACGTCGGCCGCCGCCCTCTGCCGCGCGCCGGCCGGGAGCGCGGCCACCGCAGCTCACGCACCCCCCAGAACCGGTGATCCGGGCCCGTTGTCAGTGCGGGGTCGTACGGTGGAACCCATGCGGCCCGTATCAAAGATCGAACGTTCGGTGGCGCCCTTCGAGGTCGTCAGCCCCTACCAGCCGAGCGGTGACCAGCCGGCGGCCATCGCCGACCTGGAAAAGCGCATCCGCGCGGGTGAGAAGGATGTCGTCCTGCTGGGCGCGACCGGCACCGGAAAGTCCGCCACCACCGCGTGGATGATCGAGAAGCTCCAGCGCCCCACGCTCGTCATGGCACCGAACAAGACGCTGGCCGCCCAGTTGGCCAACGAGTTCCGCGAGCTGCTG is a window of Streptomyces mirabilis DNA encoding:
- a CDS encoding glycerophosphodiester phosphodiesterase, translating into MHVRVAAATTAAFVGGTVLILPTSHAQAGSLRKAPAIVSHRGASAYAPENTLASIDKAAAMGFGWVENDVQRTKDGELVVLHDASLARTTDVKKVYPRRAPWKVKDFTAAEIARLDAGSWFGRRYAGTRVPTLKQYMNRVSHNHQKLVLEIKNPELYPGIERQTLKVLSNEGWLDPDHLRNRLVVQSFSEQSVRTVHELRPGITTAFLGKPSLARLHEFARFADLINPDHTSLSSGYVSAVHSFVGPHRRPMEVFAWTIDDADTARRLAGYGVDGVITNKPDVIRSALQQT
- a CDS encoding pseudouridine-5'-phosphate glycosidase: MIEVSEEVREALDARRPVVALESTIIAHGLPRPRNLQVALELEDVVRQEGAVPATIAVLDGRPHVGLDKEQLERVANEDGIRKLGHRDLPLAVAAGASGATTVSATALLAALAGVRVFATGGLGGVHREWTVTQDESADLGLLARTRITVVCAGVKSILDVPATLQRLETLGIAVAGYGTARFPGFYLSDSGHPVDWTLDSPGQVADVMRAQDALDGPESALIVANPVPEEEQLDPALHARVLAEALRACEAEGVSGQAVTPFLLDHLVRHTDGASLSANLAAVRGNVRLAGRIAAAWAGA
- a CDS encoding MFS transporter, which produces MTSVERQLAVPVEAEEIPALRRRITAVLIAGQILGGLGVATGIALATVLAKQVSGTESLSGLAPTATVTGTAVLSVPLAALMTARGRRPGLVLAYLIGASGAGVVVVAASLGSFPLLLLGMAGFGAASSANLQARFAAADLAEPQRRARAISNVVWATTIGAVLGPNIAAPAGRSVSGLGIPEAAGPFVWAAGVFLLSALLMAVLLRPDPLLTARALAPVEEQSAQARSIRAGFAAVAASPRARLALVTVAVSHTAMVSIMSMTPVDLGHHGASIDLIGLVISGHIAGMYAFSPLMGRLSDRLGRLSGIGLAVGLLACAALLAGTAGGSHGQIAAGLFVLGLGWSSGLVSGSALLTDSVPQAARAAAQGVSDLTMNTAAGVGGATAGLVVAQASYGWLNLLAACLLVPLGGLALFTRRRGRSRR
- a CDS encoding cupin domain-containing protein gives rise to the protein MSMNTQATPSFAVHIPDAELEPEPLDPAQIVSGDPVVSGKVLWESADGKQLRGIWQITPGVVTDTEANELFVVVSGRATIEVEGGDVIEVGPGDAAVLREGDRTTWTVHETLRKAYHISL
- a CDS encoding methylated-DNA--[protein]-cysteine S-methyltransferase, giving the protein MNSDGQDEQRVVWAVVGTDIGPLLLAATPDGLVNVVFHATDAVRDKALERLAARLGAEPVEAPGSPLLAESIRQVAAYFAGERRDFELPLDWSLISGFNRQVLRELAAGVPYGGVVGYGDLARRVGQPGAAQAVGVAMGSNPLPVVVPCHRVVESDGGIGGFGGGLETKRKLLALEGVLPEPLF
- a CDS encoding VOC family protein, which gives rise to MTDNSARLDHVVLWVRDPVASADFYEKTVGLEPVRVAEYAEGKAPFPSVRVNEETILDLMALPMAAYMNMIPGAADSAGHPVNHVCLSFREADFDALHTRLEEGSVPLSGFSYDSFGARGMAKRSFYFQDPDGNVFEARHYD
- a CDS encoding carbohydrate kinase family protein; translation: MNGTDRGGGPGRGANRADRDAAGRDVGAATGALLVVGDVVTDIVARHHGPLAASTDTAAAIRTLPGGAGANVACWAAHRGCAEVRLLGRVGADAAAWHERELVACGVRPLLVVDPQAPTGTVICLVDQGASAERTFLTDSGASLRLGPDDWSPALLDGVARLHLSGYLFFSEPSRALVSVALESARARGVPVSLDPASAGFLTELGVDRFLALAEGVDLLLPSRDEAFLLTGLPDPADAAAKLSRHVPLVVAKQGPDGALVARSGAVRAHVPAVPANPRDTTGAGDAFTGAFLAALLAGAEPEAAAVEGCRAGAMAVERVGGRPEGARGR